One genomic region from Streptomyces sp. NBC_00457 encodes:
- the tyrS gene encoding tyrosine--tRNA ligase: MTDIVDELKWRGLFALSTDEDALRKALADGPVTFYCGFDPTAASLHVGHLVQVLTMRRLQQAGLRPLALVGGATGQIGDPRPTAERTLNDPETVAAWVDRLRSQIEPFLTFEGENAAVMVNNLDWTAGMSAIEFLRDIGKHFRVNKMLTKDSVARRLQSEEGISYTEFSYQLLQGMDFLELYRRYGCTLQQGGSDQWGNLTAGLDLIHKLEPHAGVHAIATPLMTKADGTKFGKTEGGAIWLDPEMTTPYAFYQFWLNVDDRDVSTYMRILSFKSRAELEELEKQTEERPQARAAQRALAEELTTLVHGAEQTAAVIAASRALFGQGELAELDERTLAAALSEVPHVRVAELGPVVDLFAEVGLVASKSAARRTVKEGGAYVNNVKVAAEDFVPVEGDLLHGRWLVLRRGKKNLAAVEVVGG, translated from the coding sequence GTGACGGACATCGTCGACGAGCTGAAGTGGCGGGGGCTGTTCGCCCTGTCCACTGACGAGGACGCATTGCGCAAGGCGCTCGCGGACGGTCCCGTCACGTTCTATTGCGGTTTCGACCCGACGGCGGCCAGTCTCCACGTCGGCCACCTGGTCCAGGTCCTCACCATGCGCCGGCTCCAGCAGGCGGGACTGCGCCCGCTCGCCCTCGTCGGCGGCGCGACGGGTCAGATCGGCGACCCGCGCCCGACGGCTGAGCGCACGCTGAACGACCCGGAGACGGTGGCCGCCTGGGTCGACCGGCTGCGCTCGCAGATCGAGCCGTTCCTCACCTTCGAAGGTGAGAACGCCGCGGTGATGGTGAACAACCTGGACTGGACGGCCGGCATGTCCGCCATCGAGTTCCTGCGCGACATCGGCAAGCACTTCCGCGTCAACAAGATGCTCACCAAGGACTCGGTCGCGCGGCGACTGCAGTCCGAAGAAGGCATCAGCTACACGGAGTTCAGCTACCAGCTGCTCCAGGGCATGGACTTCCTGGAGCTGTACCGGCGGTACGGCTGCACGCTCCAGCAGGGCGGCAGCGACCAGTGGGGCAACCTCACGGCCGGGCTCGACCTGATCCACAAGCTGGAGCCGCACGCGGGCGTGCACGCGATCGCCACTCCGCTGATGACCAAGGCGGACGGCACCAAGTTCGGCAAGACCGAGGGCGGGGCGATCTGGCTCGACCCGGAGATGACGACGCCGTACGCGTTCTACCAGTTCTGGCTGAACGTGGACGACCGGGACGTCTCGACGTACATGCGCATCCTGTCCTTCAAGTCCCGTGCGGAACTGGAGGAGTTGGAGAAGCAGACGGAGGAGCGGCCGCAGGCCCGGGCCGCGCAGCGCGCGCTCGCCGAGGAGCTGACGACGCTGGTGCACGGTGCGGAGCAGACGGCGGCGGTGATCGCCGCGTCCCGTGCGCTCTTCGGGCAGGGTGAGCTGGCGGAGCTGGACGAACGGACGTTGGCCGCGGCGCTGTCCGAGGTGCCGCATGTGCGGGTTGCCGAGCTCGGGCCGGTTGTCGATCTGTTCGCCGAGGTCGGGCTGGTGGCGAGTAAGTCGGCTGCGCGGCGCACGGTGAAGGAGGGCGGGGCGTACGTGAACAACGTGAAGGTCGCCGCGGAGGACTTCGTCCCGGTGGAGGGGGATCTGCTGCACGGGCGGTGGCTGGTGCTGCGGCGGGGCAAGAAGAATCTTGCGGCTGTGGAGGTGGTTGGCGGGTAG
- a CDS encoding metallopeptidase TldD-related protein — protein sequence MSARTSKPHEVVERALELSRADGCVVIADEQSTANLRWAGNALTTNGVTRGRTLTVIATVDGKEGTASGVVSRSAVTIDELEPLVRAAEAAARGAGPAEDAQPLVTGVPASEDFTDAPAETSSTVFADFAPALGEAFARARAGGRELYGFANHELVSTYMGTSTGLRLRHDQPNGTLELNAKSPDRTRSAWAGRSTRDFKDVDPAALDAELAVRLGWAERRIELPAGRYETLLPPTAVADLLIYQMWSASGRDATEGRTVFSKPGGGTRVGDRLTELPLTLRSDPNEPGLESAPFVIAHSSGGDQSVFDNGLPLKPTEWVRAGELGHLLTSRHSAGLTGLPVAPAIDNIVLDGGTDRSLEDMVAGTERGLLLTCLWYIREVDPATLLLTGLTRDGVYLVENGEVTGEVNNFRFNESPVDLLGRAAEAGRTEKTLPREWSDWFTRAAMPALRVPDFNMSSVSQGV from the coding sequence ATGAGCGCGCGTACGAGCAAGCCGCACGAGGTTGTCGAGCGGGCGCTGGAGCTGTCCCGGGCCGACGGCTGCGTCGTGATCGCCGATGAGCAGTCGACCGCCAATCTGCGCTGGGCGGGCAACGCGCTCACCACGAACGGGGTCACGCGCGGGCGCACGCTCACGGTCATCGCCACCGTCGACGGCAAGGAGGGCACCGCGTCGGGCGTCGTCTCACGCTCCGCGGTGACGATCGACGAGCTGGAGCCGCTGGTGCGCGCCGCCGAGGCCGCCGCACGCGGCGCCGGGCCCGCCGAGGACGCGCAGCCGCTGGTCACGGGCGTACCGGCGTCCGAGGACTTCACGGATGCCCCGGCCGAGACGTCGTCCACCGTGTTCGCCGACTTCGCCCCGGCGCTCGGTGAGGCGTTCGCACGCGCGCGTGCCGGTGGCCGCGAGCTGTACGGCTTCGCCAACCACGAGCTGGTGTCGACGTACATGGGTACGTCCACCGGTCTGCGGCTCCGTCATGACCAGCCCAACGGGACGCTGGAGCTGAACGCCAAGTCGCCCGACCGTACGCGCTCGGCGTGGGCGGGGCGGTCGACCCGGGACTTCAAGGACGTCGACCCGGCGGCGCTGGACGCCGAGCTGGCCGTACGGCTCGGCTGGGCGGAGCGGCGGATCGAGCTGCCCGCGGGCCGGTACGAGACGCTGCTGCCGCCGACCGCCGTCGCCGACCTGCTGATCTACCAGATGTGGTCGGCTTCGGGCCGGGACGCCACCGAGGGCCGCACGGTGTTCTCCAAGCCCGGCGGCGGCACGCGCGTCGGTGACAGGCTCACCGAGCTGCCGCTGACCCTGCGCAGCGACCCGAACGAGCCGGGCCTCGAGTCCGCGCCCTTCGTGATCGCGCACTCCTCCGGCGGCGACCAGTCGGTCTTCGACAACGGGCTGCCGCTGAAGCCGACCGAGTGGGTGCGCGCCGGTGAGCTGGGGCACCTGTTGACCAGCCGGCACAGCGCGGGGCTGACCGGACTGCCGGTGGCACCCGCGATCGACAACATCGTCCTGGACGGCGGCACGGACCGGTCCCTGGAGGACATGGTCGCCGGCACCGAGCGCGGGCTGCTGCTGACCTGCCTCTGGTACATCCGCGAGGTCGACCCGGCCACGCTGCTGCTCACCGGCCTGACCCGGGACGGCGTCTACCTCGTCGAGAACGGCGAGGTGACCGGCGAGGTCAACAACTTCCGGTTCAACGAGTCGCCGGTGGATCTGCTGGGGCGGGCGGCCGAGGCGGGGCGCACGGAAAAGACGCTGCCGAGGGAATGGAGCGACTGGTTCACCAGGGCCGCCATGCCCGCGCTGAGGGTGCCGGACTTCAATATGAGCTCTGTCAGTCAGGGCGTATAA
- a CDS encoding TldD/PmbA family protein yields MPHTIDEAFTALPLRALADAALARARALGAEHADFRCERVRSASWRLRDGKPAGSSDTTDLGYAVRVVHGGTWGFASGVDLTLDAAAKVASQAVAMAKLSAQVIRAAGSDERVELADEPVHAEKTWISSYAIDPFTVPDEEKTALLADWSGRLLAANGVDHVDASLLTVHENKFYADTAGTVTTQQRVRLHPQLTAVSVDASSGEFDSMRTIAPPVGRGWEYATGTGWDWDDELARIPELLAEKMRAPSVEPGPYDLVVDPSNLWLTIHESIGHATELDRALGYEAAYAGTSFATFDQLGKLKYGSELMNVTGDRTAEHGLATIGYDDEGVEGQSWDLVKDGTLVGYQLDRRIAKLTGFERSNGCAFADSPGHVPVQRMANVSLQPDPAGLSTEDLIGGVDRGIYVVGDRSWSIDMQRYNFQFTGQRFFRIENGRLTGQLRDVAYQATTTDFWGSMAAVGGPQTYVLGGAFNCGKAQPGQVAAVSHGCPSALFKGVNILNTTQEAGR; encoded by the coding sequence GTGCCTCATACGATCGACGAAGCCTTCACGGCACTTCCGCTACGCGCTCTGGCCGACGCCGCGCTGGCACGCGCGCGTGCGCTGGGGGCGGAGCACGCGGACTTCCGGTGCGAGCGGGTACGCAGCGCGTCCTGGCGCCTGCGGGACGGCAAGCCCGCCGGATCGTCGGACACCACCGACCTCGGGTACGCGGTGCGGGTCGTGCACGGCGGGACGTGGGGGTTCGCGTCCGGCGTGGATCTGACGCTCGACGCCGCCGCCAAGGTCGCCTCGCAGGCGGTGGCGATGGCCAAGCTGTCCGCACAGGTGATCCGGGCGGCCGGGTCGGACGAGCGGGTCGAACTCGCCGACGAGCCCGTGCACGCCGAGAAGACATGGATCTCGTCGTACGCGATCGATCCGTTCACCGTGCCCGACGAGGAGAAGACCGCGCTGCTGGCGGACTGGAGCGGCCGGCTGCTGGCGGCGAACGGGGTCGATCACGTCGACGCGTCGCTGCTCACCGTCCACGAGAACAAGTTCTACGCCGACACCGCCGGGACCGTGACCACGCAGCAGCGGGTGCGGCTGCATCCGCAGCTGACGGCGGTGTCGGTGGACGCGTCGAGCGGCGAGTTCGACTCGATGCGCACCATCGCACCGCCCGTCGGCCGTGGCTGGGAGTACGCGACGGGCACCGGCTGGGACTGGGACGACGAACTCGCCCGGATCCCCGAGCTGCTCGCCGAGAAGATGCGCGCCCCCAGCGTCGAGCCGGGGCCGTACGACCTCGTCGTCGACCCCTCCAACCTGTGGCTGACCATCCACGAGTCCATCGGCCACGCCACCGAGCTGGACCGCGCCCTCGGCTACGAGGCCGCCTACGCCGGCACCTCCTTCGCCACCTTCGACCAGCTCGGCAAGCTCAAGTACGGCTCCGAGCTGATGAACGTCACCGGTGACCGCACCGCCGAGCATGGCCTCGCGACCATCGGATACGACGACGAAGGCGTCGAGGGACAGTCCTGGGACCTGGTGAAGGACGGCACGCTCGTCGGCTACCAGCTGGACCGGCGGATCGCGAAGCTGACCGGGTTCGAGCGGTCCAACGGGTGCGCGTTCGCCGACTCCCCCGGCCATGTGCCCGTGCAGCGCATGGCCAACGTGTCCCTGCAACCCGACCCCGCCGGGCTGTCCACGGAGGACCTGATCGGGGGCGTGGACCGCGGCATCTATGTGGTCGGCGACCGGTCCTGGTCGATCGACATGCAGCGCTACAACTTCCAGTTCACCGGCCAGCGGTTCTTCAGGATCGAGAACGGGCGGCTGACCGGTCAGCTGCGGGACGTGGCCTACCAGGCTACGACCACCGACTTCTGGGGCTCCATGGCGGCCGTCGGCGGTCCGCAGACGTATGTCCTGGGCGGCGCCTTCAACTGCGGCAAGGCCCAGCCGGGTCAGGTGGCCGCGGTCTCGCACGGCTGCCCGTCGGCCCTCTTCAAGGGCGTCAACATTCTGAACACCACGCAGGAGGCCGGTCGATGA
- the fabG gene encoding 3-oxoacyl-[acyl-carrier-protein] reductase — translation MSRSVLVTGGNRGIGLAIARAFVDAGDKVAITYRSGEPPAGFLAVKCDITDPEQVEQAYKEIEDAHGPVEVLIANAGITKDQLLMRMSEEDFTSVIDTNLTGTFRVVKRANRGMLRAKKGRVVLISSVVGLYGGPGQSNYAASKAALVGFARSLARELGSRNITFNVVAPGFVDTDMTKALTDEQRATIMSQVPLGRYAQPDEVAAAVRFLASDDASYITGAVIPVDGGLGMGH, via the coding sequence TTGAGCCGCTCGGTTCTCGTCACCGGAGGCAACCGGGGCATCGGCCTCGCCATCGCCCGCGCATTCGTCGACGCCGGCGACAAGGTCGCCATCACCTACCGTTCCGGTGAGCCGCCCGCCGGCTTCCTCGCCGTCAAGTGCGACATCACCGACCCCGAGCAGGTGGAGCAGGCCTACAAGGAGATCGAGGACGCGCACGGCCCCGTCGAGGTCCTCATCGCCAACGCCGGCATCACCAAGGACCAGCTCCTGATGCGGATGTCCGAGGAGGACTTCACCTCGGTCATCGACACCAACCTCACCGGCACCTTCCGGGTCGTCAAGCGCGCCAACCGCGGCATGCTGCGCGCCAAGAAGGGCCGTGTCGTGCTCATCTCCTCGGTGGTCGGGCTGTACGGCGGCCCCGGTCAGTCGAACTACGCCGCCTCCAAGGCCGCCCTCGTCGGGTTCGCGCGTTCCCTCGCCCGTGAGCTGGGCTCACGCAACATCACCTTCAACGTCGTCGCGCCCGGCTTCGTCGACACCGACATGACGAAGGCGCTCACCGACGAGCAGCGGGCCACGATCATGTCGCAGGTGCCGCTCGGCCGGTACGCGCAGCCGGACGAGGTCGCCGCGGCGGTGCGTTTCCTCGCCTCGGACGACGCCTCGTACATCACTGGAGCCGTCATTCCCGTTGACGGCGGACTGGGAATGGGTCACTGA
- the fabI gene encoding enoyl-ACP reductase FabI, giving the protein MSGILEGKRVLITGVLMESSIAFHAAKLAQEQGAEIILTAFPRPTLTERIARKLPKPTKVIELDVTNDEHLGRLADIVGEELGGLDGVVHSIGFAPQDALGGNFLNTPFESVATAMHVSAYSLKSLTMACLPLMQNGGSVVGLTFDAQYAWPQYDWMGPAKAALEATSRYMARDLGKQNIRCNLISAGPIGSMAAKSIPGFSELASVWDTRAPLEWDLKDPDPAGRGIVALLSDWFPKTTGEIIHVDGGLHAIGA; this is encoded by the coding sequence ATGAGCGGAATTCTCGAGGGCAAGCGCGTCCTGATCACCGGTGTGCTGATGGAGTCCTCCATCGCCTTCCACGCCGCCAAGCTGGCCCAGGAGCAGGGCGCCGAGATCATCCTGACCGCGTTCCCGCGGCCCACGCTGACCGAGCGCATCGCCAGGAAGCTCCCCAAGCCCACCAAGGTCATCGAGCTCGACGTCACCAACGACGAGCACCTCGGCCGCCTGGCCGACATCGTCGGCGAGGAACTCGGCGGCCTCGACGGCGTCGTCCACTCCATCGGCTTTGCCCCGCAGGACGCGCTCGGCGGCAACTTCCTCAACACGCCGTTCGAGTCGGTCGCCACGGCCATGCACGTCTCGGCGTACTCCCTGAAGTCGCTGACCATGGCCTGCCTGCCGCTGATGCAGAACGGCGGCTCGGTCGTCGGCCTCACCTTCGACGCGCAGTACGCCTGGCCGCAGTACGACTGGATGGGCCCGGCCAAGGCCGCCCTGGAGGCCACCAGCCGCTACATGGCGCGTGACCTGGGCAAGCAGAACATCCGCTGCAACCTCATCTCCGCCGGCCCCATCGGCTCGATGGCGGCCAAGTCCATCCCGGGCTTCTCGGAGCTCGCCTCCGTATGGGACACCCGTGCCCCGCTGGAGTGGGACCTCAAGGACCCGGACCCGGCCGGCCGCGGCATCGTCGCCCTGCTCAGCGACTGGTTCCCGAAGACCACCGGCGAGATCATCCACGTCGACGGGGGTCTGCACGCCATCGGCGCGTGA
- a CDS encoding FadR/GntR family transcriptional regulator yields the protein MPLSHPRRSALSEQVIAALRNQITSGEWPVGSRIPTEPELVEQLGVARNTVREAVRALAHNGLLDIRQGSGTYVVATSELAGVMHRRFADADPRHIAELRSTLESGAARLAAERRTEKDLKQLDALLVRREEAWASGDAEAFVAADTTFHLAVVAASHNDAMTAMYADLSEVLRDWLREDVGQELTPETYMDHTRLVDAIRTGDTAAAAAEAASYPFLCRPGRFTAPASGD from the coding sequence ATGCCCCTGAGTCACCCCCGCAGGTCGGCGCTGTCCGAGCAGGTCATCGCCGCGCTGCGGAACCAGATCACCTCGGGCGAGTGGCCGGTCGGCTCGCGCATCCCGACGGAGCCCGAGCTGGTCGAGCAGCTCGGCGTCGCTCGCAACACGGTGCGTGAGGCCGTCCGCGCCCTCGCGCACAACGGTCTGCTGGACATCCGCCAGGGCTCCGGCACCTACGTGGTCGCGACCAGCGAGCTGGCGGGCGTGATGCACCGCCGCTTCGCCGACGCCGACCCGCGGCACATCGCCGAACTGCGCTCCACCCTGGAGTCCGGCGCCGCGAGACTGGCCGCCGAGCGGCGCACCGAGAAGGACCTCAAGCAGCTCGACGCGCTGCTGGTGCGGCGCGAGGAGGCGTGGGCGTCGGGCGACGCGGAGGCCTTCGTGGCGGCGGACACGACCTTCCACCTGGCGGTGGTGGCCGCCTCCCACAACGACGCGATGACGGCCATGTACGCGGACCTGAGCGAGGTGCTGCGGGACTGGCTGCGCGAGGACGTCGGCCAGGAGCTGACCCCGGAGACGTACATGGACCACACACGGCTCGTCGACGCGATCCGGACGGGCGACACCGCGGCAGCGGCAGCGGAGGCCGCGAGCTATCCGTTCCTGTGCCGTCCCGGCCGGTTCACAGCGCCCGCTTCCGGTGACTGA
- a CDS encoding CynX/NimT family MFS transporter, with translation MMGLMAREETRTTKPPTIRSSAPVTDASPTATRAWTTRLVVLGIVLAAVNLRPAITSLGALLEEVRDGLGMSGSVAGLLTSVPPLCFAVFGVMAPRLARRFGPGAVVCAGMAAITAGLLIRPYAGSVPGFLAASALALMGIAVSNVLMPVIVKRWFPDRVGSMTGLYSMALALGTAAAAAVTVPMADALGGSWQSGLAVWAGLAAVAVLPWIALVRQRGAQPPAEVHPRAEPGTEAHARVQPALRITRSRTAWALAVFFGLQATAAYITMGWMAQIFRDAGVPAGTAGLLLAVTMVMGVPLAFVIPRVATRLPHQGPIVIALGVCGLAGYAGLYAAPAGGAWAWALLLGVSNCAFPLALTMVGMRARTGAGVAQLSAFAQSTGYLISVPGPLLVGVLYQHSGGWGLPIALMTGLMIPQMIVGVLAGRDRTVEDEAAR, from the coding sequence ATGATGGGCCTCATGGCACGCGAGGAAACCCGGACGACAAAGCCCCCGACGATACGCAGCTCGGCACCCGTGACAGACGCATCCCCGACCGCCACGCGCGCGTGGACGACCCGACTGGTCGTCCTTGGCATCGTGCTCGCCGCCGTCAACCTCCGCCCCGCCATCACCAGTCTCGGTGCCCTCCTGGAAGAGGTCCGCGACGGGCTCGGCATGAGCGGCAGCGTGGCCGGCCTGCTCACCTCGGTGCCCCCGCTCTGCTTCGCCGTGTTCGGCGTCATGGCCCCGCGGCTCGCCCGCCGCTTCGGGCCGGGCGCGGTCGTCTGCGCCGGCATGGCCGCCATCACCGCGGGCCTGCTGATCCGGCCGTACGCCGGGAGCGTCCCCGGATTCCTGGCCGCCAGCGCCCTCGCGCTCATGGGCATCGCCGTCAGCAACGTCCTCATGCCAGTCATCGTCAAGCGCTGGTTCCCGGACCGGGTCGGCTCCATGACCGGCCTGTATTCGATGGCCCTCGCTCTCGGCACCGCCGCAGCGGCGGCGGTGACCGTGCCCATGGCCGACGCCCTGGGCGGCAGTTGGCAGTCCGGGCTCGCGGTGTGGGCGGGGCTCGCGGCGGTGGCCGTACTGCCGTGGATCGCGCTCGTACGGCAGCGGGGGGCGCAGCCGCCTGCCGAGGTGCACCCGCGCGCGGAGCCCGGCACCGAAGCGCACGCGCGCGTGCAGCCCGCTCTGCGCATCACCCGCAGCCGTACCGCCTGGGCGCTCGCCGTCTTCTTCGGGCTCCAGGCCACCGCCGCCTACATCACGATGGGCTGGATGGCGCAGATCTTCCGCGACGCCGGTGTACCCGCCGGCACGGCCGGGCTGCTCCTGGCCGTCACGATGGTGATGGGCGTGCCGCTCGCCTTCGTCATCCCGCGCGTGGCCACCCGACTGCCCCATCAGGGCCCGATCGTGATCGCGCTCGGCGTCTGCGGTCTCGCCGGATACGCCGGCCTGTACGCCGCGCCGGCCGGCGGCGCCTGGGCCTGGGCGCTGCTGCTCGGCGTCTCCAACTGCGCGTTCCCGCTGGCCCTCACCATGGTCGGGATGCGGGCCAGGACCGGCGCGGGCGTCGCCCAGCTCTCGGCGTTCGCGCAGAGCACGGGGTATCTGATCTCCGTCCCCGGACCGCTCCTGGTGGGCGTCCTCTACCAGCACAGCGGCGGCTGGGGACTGCCGATCGCGCTCATGACCGGCTTGATGATCCCCCAGATGATCGTCGGCGTCCTGGCGGGCCGCGACCGCACGGTGGAGGACGAGGCGGCCCGCTGA
- a CDS encoding SGM_5486 family transporter-associated protein, with product MSPVLDPNPQNGQKKMLLVFGSFFAIFVIIAIIATIASP from the coding sequence ATGTCGCCAGTGCTCGACCCGAACCCGCAGAACGGCCAGAAGAAGATGCTCCTCGTCTTCGGCTCGTTCTTCGCCATCTTCGTGATCATCGCCATCATCGCGACGATCGCCTCGCCGTGA
- a CDS encoding SixA phosphatase family protein: protein MSVAEPRRIVLFRHAKADWPQVTDHERPLAERGRMDAAVAGRKLADTHIPFDLALCSTSARTRETWKLAVQEFPHRPKTVYEERVYEASPGELIAVLNETPDDAQNVLMIGHNPGIQGLAEILAGSAEGDALERLSRRGFPAAAFAVLSFEGSWKSLEPGTATLRDYWAPSE from the coding sequence ATGAGCGTCGCAGAACCCCGCAGGATCGTCCTCTTCCGGCATGCGAAAGCCGACTGGCCACAGGTGACCGACCACGAGCGGCCGCTCGCTGAGCGGGGCCGCATGGACGCCGCAGTCGCCGGACGCAAGCTCGCCGACACCCACATCCCCTTCGATCTGGCCCTGTGCTCCACTTCGGCCCGGACCCGGGAAACCTGGAAGCTCGCCGTCCAGGAATTCCCCCACCGGCCGAAAACCGTCTATGAGGAGCGGGTCTACGAGGCCTCGCCCGGCGAACTGATCGCCGTGCTCAACGAAACCCCCGACGACGCGCAGAACGTCCTCATGATCGGCCACAACCCGGGCATCCAGGGCCTCGCCGAGATCCTCGCGGGCTCGGCCGAGGGTGACGCCCTGGAGCGGCTGAGCCGCCGCGGCTTCCCCGCCGCCGCCTTCGCGGTCCTGTCCTTCGAGGGCTCCTGGAAGTCACTGGAACCGGGCACGGCCACCCTGCGCGACTACTGGGCACCCTCCGAATAA
- the serB gene encoding phosphoserine phosphatase SerB, with the protein MSASQTSDFPTLLVKIFGKDRPGITAGLFDTLAAYSVDVVDIEQVVTRGRMVLCVLVTEPPRGLEGDLRATVHSWAESMKMQAEIISGTGDNRPRGLGRSLVTVLGHPLTAEATAAVAARITRTGGNIDRIFRLAKYPVTAVEFAVSGVETEPLRTALVTDAAALGVDVAVVAAGLHRRAQRLVVMDVDSTLIQDEVIELFAAHAGCEAEVAEVTAAAMRGELDFEQSLHARVALLKGLDVSVVDKVRSEVRLTPGARTLIRTLKRLGYQVGVVSGGFTQVTDDLKERLGLDFAQANTLEIVDGKLTGRVTGEIVDRAGKARLLRRFAAEAGVPLAQTVAIGDGANDLDMLNAAGLGVAFNAKPVVREAAHTAVNFPFLDTVLYLLGVTREEVEAADTHDEG; encoded by the coding sequence ATGAGCGCTTCGCAGACCTCAGACTTCCCCACCCTTCTCGTCAAGATCTTCGGGAAGGACAGGCCGGGCATCACGGCCGGCCTCTTCGACACCCTCGCCGCCTACTCGGTCGACGTGGTCGACATCGAGCAGGTCGTCACGCGTGGCCGGATGGTGCTGTGCGTGCTGGTGACCGAGCCGCCGAGGGGGCTCGAAGGGGACCTGCGCGCCACCGTCCACAGCTGGGCGGAGTCGATGAAGATGCAGGCGGAGATCATCTCCGGCACGGGCGACAACCGGCCCCGCGGACTCGGCCGTTCGCTGGTGACCGTGCTCGGGCATCCGCTCACCGCGGAGGCGACCGCCGCGGTCGCGGCCCGTATCACGCGCACCGGCGGCAACATCGACCGTATCTTCCGGCTCGCCAAGTACCCGGTGACGGCGGTCGAGTTCGCGGTGTCCGGCGTGGAGACCGAGCCGCTGCGCACGGCCCTGGTGACCGACGCGGCGGCACTGGGTGTCGACGTGGCGGTCGTGGCCGCGGGACTGCACCGGCGCGCGCAGCGCCTGGTCGTCATGGACGTGGATTCGACGCTCATCCAGGACGAGGTGATCGAGCTCTTCGCCGCGCACGCGGGCTGCGAGGCGGAGGTCGCCGAGGTGACGGCGGCGGCGATGCGCGGGGAGCTCGACTTCGAGCAGTCGCTGCATGCGCGCGTGGCGTTGCTGAAGGGGCTCGACGTCTCGGTGGTGGACAAGGTACGCAGCGAGGTGCGGCTGACGCCGGGCGCACGCACGCTGATCCGTACGCTGAAGCGGCTCGGCTACCAAGTGGGCGTCGTGTCGGGCGGTTTCACTCAGGTCACGGATGATCTGAAGGAACGTCTCGGCCTGGACTTCGCGCAGGCCAACACGCTGGAGATCGTCGACGGGAAGCTGACCGGCAGGGTCACCGGCGAGATCGTGGACCGGGCGGGGAAGGCGCGGCTGCTGCGCCGGTTCGCCGCCGAAGCGGGTGTGCCACTGGCGCAGACCGTGGCGATCGGTGACGGTGCCAACGATCTCGACATGCTGAACGCGGCCGGACTGGGAGTGGCCTTCAACGCCAAGCCGGTCGTCCGCGAGGCCGCGCACACCGCGGTGAACTTCCCGTTCCTCGACACGGTGCTGTATCTGCTGGGCGTCACCCGCGAAGAGGTCGAGGCGGCGGACACCCACGACGAGGGCTGA